In Brettanomyces nanus chromosome 3, complete sequence, a single genomic region encodes these proteins:
- the LSP1 gene encoding lipid-binding protein (EggNog:ENOG41) → MHRTYSMRDSRAPTASELANPPPPPSTAKKSFFGTGSIASIIRKQTAGSFGPELSRKLAQLIKIEKGLERSMEVVANERRLVAKQLSIWGEDNDDDVSDVTDKLGVLLYELGELQDQFVDKYDLYRITLKSIRDIESSVQPSRNRKQKITDEIAHLKYKDPQSPKIPVLEQELVRAEAESLVAEAQLSNITREKLKAAYLYQLDSLREFSEKEALIAGYGKALLELLDDAPVTPGETRPAYDGYEASKQIVIDCESALGTWTLDNSYVKEPTMSLRHDEIYADPEQPEDHEDAADHEEQADAEAQWAGHEGEPEAEKN, encoded by the coding sequence ATGCACAGAACTTATTCAATGAGAGATTCGAGGGCACCGACGGCTTCAGAGCTGGCCAACCCTCCTCCGCCTCCTTCCACTGCCAAGAAGAGCTTTTTTGGTACAGGTTCGATTGCTTCGATTATTAGAAAGCAGACTGCAGGCTCGTTTGGCCCAGAACTTTCGAGGAAGTTGGCCCAATTAATTAAAATTGAAAAGGGATTGGAGAGAAGTATGGAAGTTGTTGCCAACGAGAGAAGACTGGTTGCCAAGCAATTGTCTATTTGGGGAGAGGATAACGATGACGATGTGTCCGATGTGACTGACAAGTTGGGTGTCTTACTGTATGAACTTGGAGAGTTGCAGGACCAATTCGTTGATAAGTACGATCTCTACCGTATTACTTTGAAGTCTATTAGAGACATCGAGTCATCTGTTCAACCTTCCAGGAACAGAAAACAGAAGATTACTGACGAAATCGCTCACTTAAAGTACAAGGATCCTCAGTCTCCAAAGATTCCTGTTTTGGAGCAGGAGTTGGTTCGTGCAGAGGCTGAATCTCTTGTTGCTGAGGCTCAATTGTCCAACATTACGagggagaagttgaaggctGCATATTTGTATCAGTTGGATTCGTTGAGAGAGTTTTCTGAGAAGGAGGCTTTGATTGCCGGTTATGGAAAGGCACTTTTGGAGTTATTGGATGATGCCCCTGTTACTCCTGGTGAAACTAGACCTGCCTATGATGGTTATGAGGCTTCCAAGCAAATTGTTATTGATTGTGAGAGCGCTCTAGGCACTTGGACTTTGGACAATTCTTATGTTAAGGAGCCTACTATGTCTTTACGTCATGATGAGATTTATGCTGATCCTGAACAACCGGAAGACCACGAGGATGCTGCAGACCATGAAGAACAGGCTGACGCTGAAGCTCAATGGGCTGGCCATGAGGGAGAGCcagaggcagaaaagaaCTAG
- a CDS encoding uncharacterized protein (BUSCO:EOG09342W81) codes for MFVSLAEPQGAFTFKPKFTYPIFGEAEQIFGYKDLRIDLAFDCKSLKPFLNYKFSDKLSSEAKDINKEILPFLPDKGKDAVLKNELEWLAAIDKEDFQIPGECVSEYCLPIDTKNVYRIYKFRPFNDINGLWLHRRMQIFVLLFIEAGSYIDETDPVWEVYCIYKCPKDGSKETFVGFTTTYGYWKYPGHKLYDASDDKIQRRYRKKISQFIVLPPFQGKHHGQNLYKAVVDEWLRDPSVEEITVEDPSEEFDDLRDRCDMERLLFERSFMKDLKKLPISNEWMGEKRKQEKMVPRQFDRCVEMGLVYLKQQKQQKQQIENFSEKEIRLFVKKRLFQKNRDALAELEKADMRDKLQTAYQRIRDDYVRILSRVREVKKENKRRVDEYGDDGLATKKRVKMENN; via the coding sequence ATGTTTGTTTCGCTGGCAGAACCTCAGGGTGCGTTCACTTTCAAGCCGAAGTTTACTTACCCTATTTTTGGTGAAGCTGAGCAGATCTTCGGTTATAAGGATCTACGAATTGACTTAGCCTTTGATTGTAAATCATTAAAGCCGTTTTTGAACTATAAATTTTCGGATAAACTTTCATCGGAAGCTAAAGATATTAACAAAGAGATCTTGCCGTTTCTTCCTGACAAGGGAAAGGATGCAGTGCTAAAGAACGAGCTGGAATGGCTAGCTGCCATCGATAAGGAAGATTTTCAGATCCCAGGAGAATGCGTCAGTGAATATTGTTTGCCAATTGACACGAAAAACGTGTATAGAATCTACAAGTTTAGGCCTTTCAACGATATAAATGGATTATGGTTACATAGACGGATGCAGATCTTTGTGCTTCTGTTCATTGAAGCAGGTTCCTATATTGATGAGACAGATCCGGTGTGGGAGGTGTATTGTATCTACAAGTGTCCTAAGGATGGATCGAAGGAGACTTTTGTTGGTTTCACCACTACGTATGGTTATTGGAAGTATCCAGGACATAAGTTATACGATGCTAGTGATGATAAGATACAAAGGAGGTACAGGAAGAAAATTTCGCAGTTCATAGTACTTCCTCCTTTCCAAGGAAAGCATCATGGTCAGAATCTATATAAGGCCGTTGTTGATGAGTGGTTGAGGGATCCATCTGTAGAGGAAATCACAGTGGAGGATCCTAGCGAAGAATTTGACGACCTTAGAGATCGATGCGACATGGAAAGGTTATTGtttgaaagaagttttatgaaagatttgaagaaattacCTATAAGTAACGAATGGATGGGGGAGAAACgaaaacaagagaaaatggTGCCTAGGCAGTTCGATAGATGTGTAGAGATGGGACTGGTGTACttgaagcagcagaagcagcagaagcagcagattGAGAATTTCAGTGAGAAGGAGATAAGATTATTTgtgaaaaagagattgttTCAGAAGAACAGGGACGCGTTGGCAGAGTTGGAAAAGGCTGATATGAGAGATAAATTACAGACGGCGTATCAGAGAATAAGGGATGATTACGTAAGAATATTGAGTCGCGTACGCGAGgtcaagaaggagaataagAGGAGAGTGGATGAATATGGTGATGATGGGTTGGCTACTAAGAAGAGAGTTAAGATGGAGAACAATTAA